From a region of the Asterias amurensis chromosome 2, ASM3211899v1 genome:
- the LOC139933994 gene encoding NACHT, LRR and PYD domains-containing protein 14-like isoform X2, which produces MHAGVLFRAREMESLRPLQTLADLQDALSAARTDYNHSSAKVVTNKKHIGNSKKMAFKSSFVVKSNHTERSEPVDTKKQLEVDQAVAASNDRESEERHIQIFVSNPVKESLCLQLHPSTTISDLKEIIQERLNIQAKNQHLVTKRGIELCDTQSLMVLGIQQDTNLELRQVAGLMGGTRKRKSGSGQGKTVKIATIRLQDEQEIKTSSESKQEDVPESMETIAGMPGSSSSAVQSQKTSPRIGAIPKNTRGRKEQMMKHQSREGLATQQRASTEKQDCLVQSQRTSFRTGAIPKNVRERKEQMNLQSREGLETPQSASTEKQDCLVQSWRTSHRTGAIPKNTRGRKEQMKPQSQTTAKPHQSASVQLPEEPKPHQSASVHLPEEPKPHLSASVHLPEEPKPHQSASVQLPEEPKPHQSASVHLPEEPKPHQSASVQLPEEPKPHQSSLVQLPEEPKPHQSGSVHLQDKPTCKPHQCTSVHMLEELKPHQSALVHLPEKPILHQSVSSTVGIINEIASNCDCKDIVPTIHQDLATRSQSSDALTLYHHQPQAMVNDMSIGEGSNVFMADASGITFKKKVIQHVSVTVMPHPNHQAQAIADVTGEALKLVEMTTGAPSNPDSQGQAFSDELPEALKQVYMNTGSFVQMLPWVDDDQMHIMDIYTKLVLVEHVDKVGKIVKEKKRMESYGDIFHFKTREGNPIKRVVFSGSAGLGKTTLCDKIAYDWAVGKSEILKRFKLVFVLKMRELKTNSDLIDAVFEQLLDKEAVLSSELKGFIDKNQDKVLILLDGFDEFPTTKLNKSSFGSVLKALNRKQYKECWVVIASRPPLDQLVSSSLVEKPFTHVEVEGFSAEDIEEYVNKFFPDDPENVRKLIEKIRSSEVLSDLAKSPMLLLLMCLLWRESGKLPDTMTRLYNDALKYIFRRKAEDSQDDISQILISIGKVALHGLISTDQCLSFKEKDFDKKAFGAAIRAGVLTSERVFKRLDVHNNVYFIHKTFLEFCAAMYWQSLIHTEEFEDILVQVCNASSGYPSPYEYLLRFCCGDNEECTNKVLQKLQKNEDPRLGLICYFESQSKCLPSEDFINAVVRTEIRIDGWNSDCLNAFFQLVKQIVNQTNFQDNAYLSSVNHLSITNCDLQGFGSGLANWCLGGCASLWAPPLKQMNHLKNLSLAHCQLIGEDMAHIAESVSDMPTLIDLDLSGNETLGGSASLWATHLKRMKHLKKLGIAYCKLLRGDMAPIAESMSDMPTLIELDLSGNETLCGCASLWATHLKRMKHLNKLRLTYCELKGADIAPIAESVSDMPNLIDLDLAGNVTLGGCASLWGTILKRMKHLKKLTMAYCKLIGEDVAPIAESMSDMPNLGDLNLRGNEALGGCASLWATHLKRMKHLEKLSLESFRLAGKDLATIAESVSDMPNLIDLDLSYYELGGSASLRATSLKRMKRLKKLTLKGCRLLWNDMEPFAKSLSDLPFLIELDLSWNVFLGGCASLWATHLKRMKHLTKLRLTYCKVMGEDVAPIAESVSDMPTLTDLDLSGNETLGGSASLWATHLKRMKHLKKLSLESCRLILNDIVPIAKSVTDMPTLIDLEMSGNKTLGGLRIIVGSSF; this is translated from the exons ATGCATGCAGGCGTCCTATTCAGGGCTAGAGAGATG GAATCTTTGAGGCCTTTGCAAACCCTGGCTGACTTGCAGGATGCATTGAGTGCAGCAAGAACAGACTACAACCACTCATCAGCCAAGGTAGTGACCAACAAGAAACACATCGGAAATTCAAAGAAAATGGCGTTCAAGTCGTCATTTGTAGTAAAGTCAAATCATACAGAAAGATCTGAACCAGTGGACACCAAGAAGCAATTGGAAGTTGACCAAGCTGTGGCAGCATCGAATGACAG AGAGAGTGAAGAACGTCATATCCAGATATTTGTTTCTAATCCAGTAAAGGAGAGTCTCTGTCTGCAACTTCATCCATCCACCACCATCTCTGACTTGAAGGAAATAATCCAGGAAAGACTAAACATccaagcaaagaatcagcatcTTGTCACTAAGAGGGGTATTGAG CTTTGTGACACACAGTCTCTGATGGTGCTTGGCATTCAGCAAGATACCAACCTAGAGTTACGTCAAGTTGCTGGGTTGATGGGCGGTACAAGAAAGCGGAAATCGGGAAGTG GGCAGGGAAAAACTGTAAAAATAGCCACAATACGACTTCAAGATGAGCAGGAAATAAAGACTAGCTCAGAATCAAAACAAGAAGATGTCCCTGAGTCTATGGAGACTATTGCTGGCATGCCTGGTTCTTCTAGTAGTGCAGTCCAGTCTCAGAAAACTTCTCCTAGAATAGGGGCTATTCCTAAGAACACAAGGGGAAGGAAAGAACAAATGATGAAGCATCAATCTCGAGAAGGACTAGCAACTCAACAGAGagcctctactgagaaacaagaTTGCTTAGTCCAGTCCCAGAGAACTTCTTTTAGAACAGGGGCCATTCCTAAGAATGTAAGAgaaaggaaagaacaaatgaATCTTCAATCTCGAGAAGGACTTGAAACTCCGCAGAGcgcctctactgagaaacaagaTTGCTTAGTCCAGTCCTGGAGAACTTCTCATAGAACAGGGGCCATTCCTAAGAACACAAGAGGAAGGAAAGAACAAATGAAGCCTCAATCTCAAACAACAGCAAAACCTCATCAGAGTGCCTCGGTCCAGTTACCTGAGGAACCTAAACCTCATCAGAGTGCCTCAGTCCATTTGCCTGAGGAACCTAAACCTCATCTTAGTGCCTCAGTCCATTTGCCTGAGGAACCTAAACCTCATCAGAGTGCCTCAGTCCAGTTACCTGAGGAACCTAAACCTCATCAGAGTGCCTCAGTCCATTTGCCTGAGGAACCTAAACCTCATCAGAGTGCCTCGGTCCAGTTACCTGAGGAACCTAAACCTCATCAGAGTTCCTTGGTCCAGTTGCCGGAGGAACCTAAACCTCATCAGAGTGGCTCGGTCCATTTGCAGGACAAACCTACATGTAAACCTCATCAGTGTACCTCAGTCCATATGCTGGAGGAACTTAAACCTCATCAGAGTGCCTTGGTTCATTTGCCAGAGAAACCCATACTGCATCAGAGTGTGTCGTCTACAGTAGGAATCATCAATGAGATAGCTTCAAACTGTGACTGTAAAG ATATAGTTCCTACAATTCACCAAGACCTCGCAACAAGATCACAATCATCTGATGCGCTTACCTTATATCATCACCAACCACAGGCAATGGTGAACGACATGTCAATCGGAGAGGGTAGTAATGTCTTTATGGCCGATGCTTCTGGAATAACCTTCAAGAAAAAGGTCATACAACATGTATCTGTAACAG TAATGCCACATCCCAATCATCAAGCCCAAGCTATTGCAGATGTGACTGGAGAGGCATTGAAGCTAGTGGAGATGACTACAG GAGCCCCATCAAACCCCGATTCTCAAGGTCAAGCTTTTTCAGATGAACTTCCAGAGGCATTGAAGCAAGTTTACATGAATACAGGTAGCTTTGTACAGATGCTCCCATGGGTTGATGATGATCAGATGCACATAATGGACATCTACACTAAGCTTGTTTTAGTTGAACATGTTGACAAGGTAGGGAAGATTGTGAAAGAGAAAAAACGAATGGAATCATATGGAGACATTTTCCACTTCAAAACAAGGGAGGGCAATCCCATCAAACGTGTTGTTTTTAGTGGATCGGCAGGTCTTGGAAAGACGACTCTTTGTGACAAAATCGCTTATGATTGGGCAGTTGGTAAGAGTGAGATACTCAAAAGattcaaacttgtttttgttttgaaaatgcgTGAACTGAAAACAAATTCAGACCTTATTGATGCTGTCTTTGAGCAGCTTTTGGACAAAGAGGCTGTATTAAGCTCTGAATTAAAAGGGTTCATTGACAAGAACCAAGACAAAGTGTTGATCCTCTTGGATGGGTTTGACGAATTTCCAACCACTAAGCTAAATAAGTCCTCATTTGGTTCAGTTCTCAAGGCTCTTAATCGAAAGCAGTACAAAGAATGCTGGGTAGTTATCGCATCTCGTCCTCCCCTTGACCAACTAGTCAGCTCATCATTGGTTGAAAAGCCATTCACTCATGTGGAAGTTGAAGGGTTTTCAGCTGAGGATATTGAGGAATATGTGAATAAATTCTTCCCTGATGACCCTGAGAATGTTAGGAAGCTGATAGAGAAGATACGATCTTCTGAAGTTTTGTCTGATTTGGCAAAGAGTCCAATGTTGCTGCTTTTGATGTGCTTGCTCTGGAGAGAGTCGGGAAAACTCCCGGACACAATGACTCGGTTATACAATGATGCATTGAAATACATATTCAGGAGAAAAGCAGAAGACTCACAAGATGACATTTCACAAATATTGATTTCAATTGGAAAGGTTGCTCTACATGGTTTAATCTCTACAGATCAGTGTctttcctttaaagaaaaagaTTTTGACAAGAAAGCATTCGGTGCAGCAATACGTGCAGGTGTTCTCACTAGCGAAAGGGTCTTCAAGAGGCTAGACGTTCATAACAATGTGTATTTTATACACAAAACTTTCTTGGAATTCTGTGCTGCAATGTATTGGCAAAGTTTAATCCACACAGAGGAATTTGAAGAcatccttgtccaggtttgcaATGCCTCAAGTGGATATCCTTCTCCATATGAGTATCTGTTAAGGTTTTGTTGTGGTGACAATGAGGAATGTACAAACAAAGTCTTGCAGAAACTGCAGAAGAATGAAGACCCCAGGTTGGGTCTTATTTGTTACTTTGAGAGTCAGTCCAAGTGCTTACCATCAGAGGATTTCATCAATGCAGTTGTGAGGACTGAAATTAGAATAGATGGGTGGAACAGTGATTGTTTGAACGCCTTCTTTCAATTAGTGAAGCAAATTGTTAATCAAACAAACTTCCAAGATAATGCCTACCTTTCCAGTGTAAATCATCTTTCCATTACAAACTGTGACCTACAAGGGTTTGGTAGTGGGTTAGCAAATTGGTGTTTGGGTGGTTGTGCATCATTGTGGGCTCCTCCTTTGAAGCAAATGAACCACCTCAAGAACCTGAGCTTGGCACACTGCCAACTGATAGGGGAAGACATGGCCCATATTGCTGAATCAGTTAGTGACATGCCAACTCTAATTGATCTGGACTTGTCTGGGAATGAAACCTTGGGTGGTTCTGCATCATTGTGGGCTActcatttgaagagaatgaaacACCTCAAGAAGCTGGGAATTGCTTACTGCAAACTGTTAAGGGGAGACATGGCACCTATTGCTGAGTCGATGAGTGACATGCCAACTCTGATTGAACTGGATCTGTCTGGGAATGAAACCTTGTGTGGTTGTGCATCATTGTGGGCTActcatttgaagagaatgaagCACCTCAATAAGCTGAGATTGACATACTGCGAACTTAAAGGGGCAGACATAGCCCCTATTGCTGAGTCAGTGAGTGACATGCCAAATCTAATAGATCTGGATTTGGCGGGGAATGTTACCTTGGGTGGTTGTGCATCCTTGTGGGGTACTATTTTGAAGAGAATGAAACACCTCAAGAAGCTGACAATGGCATACTGCAAACTGATAGGGGAAGACGTGGCCCCTATTGCTGAGTCAATGAGTGACATGCCAAATCTAGGTGATCTGAATTTGCGTGGGAATGAAGCTTTGGGTGGTTGTGCATCATTGTGGGCTActcatttgaagagaatgaaacACCTCGAGAAGCTCAGTTTGGAAAGTTTTAGACTGGCGGGGAAAGACTTGGCAACTATTGCTGAGTCAGTGAGTGACATGCCAAATCTAATAGATCTGGATCTGTCTTACTATGAATTGGGGGGTAGTGCATCATTGCGGGCTACTTCTTTGAAGAGAATGAAACGCCTCAAGAAGCTTACATTGAAAGGTTGCAGACTGTTATGGAATGACATGGAACCTTTTGCTAAATCACTGAGTGACTTGCCATTTCTGATTGAACTGGATCTGTCTTGGAATGTATTCTTGGGTGGTTGTGCATCATTGTGGGCTActcatttgaagagaatgaaacACCTCACTAAGCTGAGATTGACATACTGCAAAGTGATGGGGGAGGACGTGGCCCCTATTGCTGAGTCGGTGAGTGACATGCCAACTCTAACTGATCTGGACTTGTCTGGGAATGAAACCTTGGGTGGTTCTGCGTCATTGTGGGCTActcatttgaagagaatgaaacACCTCAAGAAGCTGAGTTTGGAAAGTTGCAGACTGATATTGAATGACATTGTACCTATTGCTAAGTCAGTGACAGACATGCCAACTCTTATTGATCTGGAGATGTCTGGGAATAAAACCCTGGGGGGGTTGCGCATCATTGTGGGGTCCTCATTTTAA
- the LOC139933994 gene encoding NACHT, LRR and PYD domains-containing protein 14-like isoform X1, whose translation MHAGVLFRAREMESLRPLQTLADLQDALSAARTDYNHSSAKVVTNKKHIGNSKKMAFKSSFVVKSNHTERSEPVDTKKQLEVDQAVAASNDRESEERHIQIFVSNPVKESLCLQLHPSTTISDLKEIIQERLNIQAKNQHLVTKRGIELCDTQSLMVLGIQQDTNLELRQVAGLMGGTRKRKSGSGQGKTVKIATIRLQDEQEIKTSSESKQEDVPESMETIAGMPGSSSSAVQSQKTSPRIGAIPKNTRGRKEQMMKHQSREGLATQQRASTEKQDCLVQSQRTSFRTGAIPKNVRERKEQMNLQSREGLETPQSASTEKQDCLVQSWRTSHRTGAIPKNTRGRKEQMKPQSQTTAKPHQSASVQLPEEPKPHQSASVHLPEEPKPHLSASVHLPEEPKPHQSASVQLPEEPKPHQSASVHLPEEPKPHQSASVQLPEEPKPHQSSLVQLPEEPKPHQSGSVHLQDKPTCKPHQCTSVHMLEELKPHQSALVHLPEKPILHQSVSSTVGIINEIASNCDCKDIVPTIHQDLATRSQSSDALTLYHHQPQAMVNDMSIGEGSNVFMADASGITFKKKVIQHVSVTAVMPHPNHQAQAIADVTGEALKLVEMTTGAPSNPDSQGQAFSDELPEALKQVYMNTGSFVQMLPWVDDDQMHIMDIYTKLVLVEHVDKVGKIVKEKKRMESYGDIFHFKTREGNPIKRVVFSGSAGLGKTTLCDKIAYDWAVGKSEILKRFKLVFVLKMRELKTNSDLIDAVFEQLLDKEAVLSSELKGFIDKNQDKVLILLDGFDEFPTTKLNKSSFGSVLKALNRKQYKECWVVIASRPPLDQLVSSSLVEKPFTHVEVEGFSAEDIEEYVNKFFPDDPENVRKLIEKIRSSEVLSDLAKSPMLLLLMCLLWRESGKLPDTMTRLYNDALKYIFRRKAEDSQDDISQILISIGKVALHGLISTDQCLSFKEKDFDKKAFGAAIRAGVLTSERVFKRLDVHNNVYFIHKTFLEFCAAMYWQSLIHTEEFEDILVQVCNASSGYPSPYEYLLRFCCGDNEECTNKVLQKLQKNEDPRLGLICYFESQSKCLPSEDFINAVVRTEIRIDGWNSDCLNAFFQLVKQIVNQTNFQDNAYLSSVNHLSITNCDLQGFGSGLANWCLGGCASLWAPPLKQMNHLKNLSLAHCQLIGEDMAHIAESVSDMPTLIDLDLSGNETLGGSASLWATHLKRMKHLKKLGIAYCKLLRGDMAPIAESMSDMPTLIELDLSGNETLCGCASLWATHLKRMKHLNKLRLTYCELKGADIAPIAESVSDMPNLIDLDLAGNVTLGGCASLWGTILKRMKHLKKLTMAYCKLIGEDVAPIAESMSDMPNLGDLNLRGNEALGGCASLWATHLKRMKHLEKLSLESFRLAGKDLATIAESVSDMPNLIDLDLSYYELGGSASLRATSLKRMKRLKKLTLKGCRLLWNDMEPFAKSLSDLPFLIELDLSWNVFLGGCASLWATHLKRMKHLTKLRLTYCKVMGEDVAPIAESVSDMPTLTDLDLSGNETLGGSASLWATHLKRMKHLKKLSLESCRLILNDIVPIAKSVTDMPTLIDLEMSGNKTLGGLRIIVGSSF comes from the exons ATGCATGCAGGCGTCCTATTCAGGGCTAGAGAGATG GAATCTTTGAGGCCTTTGCAAACCCTGGCTGACTTGCAGGATGCATTGAGTGCAGCAAGAACAGACTACAACCACTCATCAGCCAAGGTAGTGACCAACAAGAAACACATCGGAAATTCAAAGAAAATGGCGTTCAAGTCGTCATTTGTAGTAAAGTCAAATCATACAGAAAGATCTGAACCAGTGGACACCAAGAAGCAATTGGAAGTTGACCAAGCTGTGGCAGCATCGAATGACAG AGAGAGTGAAGAACGTCATATCCAGATATTTGTTTCTAATCCAGTAAAGGAGAGTCTCTGTCTGCAACTTCATCCATCCACCACCATCTCTGACTTGAAGGAAATAATCCAGGAAAGACTAAACATccaagcaaagaatcagcatcTTGTCACTAAGAGGGGTATTGAG CTTTGTGACACACAGTCTCTGATGGTGCTTGGCATTCAGCAAGATACCAACCTAGAGTTACGTCAAGTTGCTGGGTTGATGGGCGGTACAAGAAAGCGGAAATCGGGAAGTG GGCAGGGAAAAACTGTAAAAATAGCCACAATACGACTTCAAGATGAGCAGGAAATAAAGACTAGCTCAGAATCAAAACAAGAAGATGTCCCTGAGTCTATGGAGACTATTGCTGGCATGCCTGGTTCTTCTAGTAGTGCAGTCCAGTCTCAGAAAACTTCTCCTAGAATAGGGGCTATTCCTAAGAACACAAGGGGAAGGAAAGAACAAATGATGAAGCATCAATCTCGAGAAGGACTAGCAACTCAACAGAGagcctctactgagaaacaagaTTGCTTAGTCCAGTCCCAGAGAACTTCTTTTAGAACAGGGGCCATTCCTAAGAATGTAAGAgaaaggaaagaacaaatgaATCTTCAATCTCGAGAAGGACTTGAAACTCCGCAGAGcgcctctactgagaaacaagaTTGCTTAGTCCAGTCCTGGAGAACTTCTCATAGAACAGGGGCCATTCCTAAGAACACAAGAGGAAGGAAAGAACAAATGAAGCCTCAATCTCAAACAACAGCAAAACCTCATCAGAGTGCCTCGGTCCAGTTACCTGAGGAACCTAAACCTCATCAGAGTGCCTCAGTCCATTTGCCTGAGGAACCTAAACCTCATCTTAGTGCCTCAGTCCATTTGCCTGAGGAACCTAAACCTCATCAGAGTGCCTCAGTCCAGTTACCTGAGGAACCTAAACCTCATCAGAGTGCCTCAGTCCATTTGCCTGAGGAACCTAAACCTCATCAGAGTGCCTCGGTCCAGTTACCTGAGGAACCTAAACCTCATCAGAGTTCCTTGGTCCAGTTGCCGGAGGAACCTAAACCTCATCAGAGTGGCTCGGTCCATTTGCAGGACAAACCTACATGTAAACCTCATCAGTGTACCTCAGTCCATATGCTGGAGGAACTTAAACCTCATCAGAGTGCCTTGGTTCATTTGCCAGAGAAACCCATACTGCATCAGAGTGTGTCGTCTACAGTAGGAATCATCAATGAGATAGCTTCAAACTGTGACTGTAAAG ATATAGTTCCTACAATTCACCAAGACCTCGCAACAAGATCACAATCATCTGATGCGCTTACCTTATATCATCACCAACCACAGGCAATGGTGAACGACATGTCAATCGGAGAGGGTAGTAATGTCTTTATGGCCGATGCTTCTGGAATAACCTTCAAGAAAAAGGTCATACAACATGTATCTGTAACAG CAGTAATGCCACATCCCAATCATCAAGCCCAAGCTATTGCAGATGTGACTGGAGAGGCATTGAAGCTAGTGGAGATGACTACAG GAGCCCCATCAAACCCCGATTCTCAAGGTCAAGCTTTTTCAGATGAACTTCCAGAGGCATTGAAGCAAGTTTACATGAATACAGGTAGCTTTGTACAGATGCTCCCATGGGTTGATGATGATCAGATGCACATAATGGACATCTACACTAAGCTTGTTTTAGTTGAACATGTTGACAAGGTAGGGAAGATTGTGAAAGAGAAAAAACGAATGGAATCATATGGAGACATTTTCCACTTCAAAACAAGGGAGGGCAATCCCATCAAACGTGTTGTTTTTAGTGGATCGGCAGGTCTTGGAAAGACGACTCTTTGTGACAAAATCGCTTATGATTGGGCAGTTGGTAAGAGTGAGATACTCAAAAGattcaaacttgtttttgttttgaaaatgcgTGAACTGAAAACAAATTCAGACCTTATTGATGCTGTCTTTGAGCAGCTTTTGGACAAAGAGGCTGTATTAAGCTCTGAATTAAAAGGGTTCATTGACAAGAACCAAGACAAAGTGTTGATCCTCTTGGATGGGTTTGACGAATTTCCAACCACTAAGCTAAATAAGTCCTCATTTGGTTCAGTTCTCAAGGCTCTTAATCGAAAGCAGTACAAAGAATGCTGGGTAGTTATCGCATCTCGTCCTCCCCTTGACCAACTAGTCAGCTCATCATTGGTTGAAAAGCCATTCACTCATGTGGAAGTTGAAGGGTTTTCAGCTGAGGATATTGAGGAATATGTGAATAAATTCTTCCCTGATGACCCTGAGAATGTTAGGAAGCTGATAGAGAAGATACGATCTTCTGAAGTTTTGTCTGATTTGGCAAAGAGTCCAATGTTGCTGCTTTTGATGTGCTTGCTCTGGAGAGAGTCGGGAAAACTCCCGGACACAATGACTCGGTTATACAATGATGCATTGAAATACATATTCAGGAGAAAAGCAGAAGACTCACAAGATGACATTTCACAAATATTGATTTCAATTGGAAAGGTTGCTCTACATGGTTTAATCTCTACAGATCAGTGTctttcctttaaagaaaaagaTTTTGACAAGAAAGCATTCGGTGCAGCAATACGTGCAGGTGTTCTCACTAGCGAAAGGGTCTTCAAGAGGCTAGACGTTCATAACAATGTGTATTTTATACACAAAACTTTCTTGGAATTCTGTGCTGCAATGTATTGGCAAAGTTTAATCCACACAGAGGAATTTGAAGAcatccttgtccaggtttgcaATGCCTCAAGTGGATATCCTTCTCCATATGAGTATCTGTTAAGGTTTTGTTGTGGTGACAATGAGGAATGTACAAACAAAGTCTTGCAGAAACTGCAGAAGAATGAAGACCCCAGGTTGGGTCTTATTTGTTACTTTGAGAGTCAGTCCAAGTGCTTACCATCAGAGGATTTCATCAATGCAGTTGTGAGGACTGAAATTAGAATAGATGGGTGGAACAGTGATTGTTTGAACGCCTTCTTTCAATTAGTGAAGCAAATTGTTAATCAAACAAACTTCCAAGATAATGCCTACCTTTCCAGTGTAAATCATCTTTCCATTACAAACTGTGACCTACAAGGGTTTGGTAGTGGGTTAGCAAATTGGTGTTTGGGTGGTTGTGCATCATTGTGGGCTCCTCCTTTGAAGCAAATGAACCACCTCAAGAACCTGAGCTTGGCACACTGCCAACTGATAGGGGAAGACATGGCCCATATTGCTGAATCAGTTAGTGACATGCCAACTCTAATTGATCTGGACTTGTCTGGGAATGAAACCTTGGGTGGTTCTGCATCATTGTGGGCTActcatttgaagagaatgaaacACCTCAAGAAGCTGGGAATTGCTTACTGCAAACTGTTAAGGGGAGACATGGCACCTATTGCTGAGTCGATGAGTGACATGCCAACTCTGATTGAACTGGATCTGTCTGGGAATGAAACCTTGTGTGGTTGTGCATCATTGTGGGCTActcatttgaagagaatgaagCACCTCAATAAGCTGAGATTGACATACTGCGAACTTAAAGGGGCAGACATAGCCCCTATTGCTGAGTCAGTGAGTGACATGCCAAATCTAATAGATCTGGATTTGGCGGGGAATGTTACCTTGGGTGGTTGTGCATCCTTGTGGGGTACTATTTTGAAGAGAATGAAACACCTCAAGAAGCTGACAATGGCATACTGCAAACTGATAGGGGAAGACGTGGCCCCTATTGCTGAGTCAATGAGTGACATGCCAAATCTAGGTGATCTGAATTTGCGTGGGAATGAAGCTTTGGGTGGTTGTGCATCATTGTGGGCTActcatttgaagagaatgaaacACCTCGAGAAGCTCAGTTTGGAAAGTTTTAGACTGGCGGGGAAAGACTTGGCAACTATTGCTGAGTCAGTGAGTGACATGCCAAATCTAATAGATCTGGATCTGTCTTACTATGAATTGGGGGGTAGTGCATCATTGCGGGCTACTTCTTTGAAGAGAATGAAACGCCTCAAGAAGCTTACATTGAAAGGTTGCAGACTGTTATGGAATGACATGGAACCTTTTGCTAAATCACTGAGTGACTTGCCATTTCTGATTGAACTGGATCTGTCTTGGAATGTATTCTTGGGTGGTTGTGCATCATTGTGGGCTActcatttgaagagaatgaaacACCTCACTAAGCTGAGATTGACATACTGCAAAGTGATGGGGGAGGACGTGGCCCCTATTGCTGAGTCGGTGAGTGACATGCCAACTCTAACTGATCTGGACTTGTCTGGGAATGAAACCTTGGGTGGTTCTGCGTCATTGTGGGCTActcatttgaagagaatgaaacACCTCAAGAAGCTGAGTTTGGAAAGTTGCAGACTGATATTGAATGACATTGTACCTATTGCTAAGTCAGTGACAGACATGCCAACTCTTATTGATCTGGAGATGTCTGGGAATAAAACCCTGGGGGGGTTGCGCATCATTGTGGGGTCCTCATTTTAA
- the LOC139950181 gene encoding somatostatin receptor type 5-like, protein MAGNNSSSWNNQLDFSTCSEDVSCVVKTSVVSLISGLTVVGNLMSLVTLVSTKSLRNCHGYLLISLSLADLFTGLVATTSIYPTIFKKWPHGDLLCFLVASVEASTKKISPLTMTVMSIERYIAVVHPLRYIRIVTKKLVLFSIAIAWCTPIVFYIPLFLKEQIAYKFAFRLSSCTATYIDQVVFLLLNTVIFVLSSMLTICVTSCLVWRAFKQNARMRSLLTRKHGGRATQTKRAIKFFRMTRIMCFTFYFCWAPHVTVGIFSILAKKRVPWNVYFALYWLHYSNSFWNVVIYFAMNDTYRRRFLILARSPITVFALLCRRKVDGD, encoded by the coding sequence atggcaGGTAATAACTCGTCATCTTGGAACAATCAGCTAGACTTTTCAACTTGCTCCGAAGATGTTTCTTGCGTCGTGAAAACTAGCGTTGTAAGCCTCATTTCAGGTCTTACCGTTGTGGGCAACCTCATGAGCTTAGTGACACTCGTTTCCACCAAATCACTTCGGAACTGTCACGGGTACTTGCTGATCTCTCTCTCGCTCGCCGATCTTTTCACCGGTCTTGTAGCGACTACATCCATTTACCCGACAATCTTTAAGAAGTGGCCGCACGGAGATCTTCTCTGTTTCTTGGTGGCATCGGTCGAAGCGTCAACAAAGAAGATATCACCCCTGACGATGACCGTGATGAGTATCGAGCGATATATCGCGGTAGTGCATCCCCTCCGCTACATTCGTATCGTCACCAAGAAACTAGTCCTGTTCAGCATCGCCATCGCCTGGTGCACCCCCATTGTTTTCTACATACCGCTCTTTCTGAAAGAGCAAATAGCCTACAAGTTTGCCTTTCGACTCAGTTCATGTACAGCAACCTACATCGATCAGGTGGTCTTTCTCCTACTGAACAcggttatatttgttttgtccaGCATGCTCACCATCTGTGTTACTTCGTGTTTAGTATGGAGGGCCTTCAAACAGAACGCCCGGATGCGATCGCTCCTGACAAGAAAGCATGGGGGACGTGCCACCCAGACGAAGAGGGCAATCAAGTTTTTCCGGATGACCCGCATCATGTGTTTTACCTTCTACTTTTGCTGGGCCCCTCACGTCACGGTTGGTATCTTCAGCATCTTGGCAAAGAAAAGGGTTCCATGGAACGTCTACTTCGCGTTGTACTGGCTTCATTACTCTAACAGTTTCTGGAATGTGGTTATCTACTTCGCCATGAACGACACTTACAGACGCCGTTTTCTGATCCTTGCTCGATCTCCAATTACCGTGTTCGCCCTGCTGTGCCGACGTAAGGTCGACGGTGACTAG